In one window of Pseudomonas putida DNA:
- a CDS encoding DUF637 domain-containing protein encodes MDIRTPLNQCIALIVAGVMFLNPIVSTAAQLTVDAAANANTSINQAGNGVPIVNIATPNGSGLSSNTFRDYNVGSNGLILNNATGKTQSTQLGGIIVGNPNLRGQAAQVILNQVTGGNRSTLQGYTEVAGQAARVIVANPHGITCNGCGFINTPRATLTTGKPIMDGERLDRFQVDGGDIAIEGDALNATNLDQFDLITRSAKLNTELHAKQLNIVTGRNDVQADTLQATPRADDGSEKPLLAIDSSALGGMYANTIRLVGTEQGVGVKLAGNMAATTGDIQVDANGKVTLAQTSSAGDLKIAAQSAELTGKTYTAGSATVRVRDDVTVGQSLAAKGSISVQGARIDNQGIIEAGVEPDNSRNAQGDVSLKGQTLHNRGSVVANRNLEIDSSATLDNQGGSLKGRTTTLTAGLLDNRKGQVLADDTLKATGGAIDNREQGLLQGKGQAVVDITGNLDNRGGRVVGQGDLQVTAAQVDNRGNGLIGSDKQARLTTRALLDNQNGGKLKADRLDITTAGLLNSGGQMLGGDVLIVASADIDNRLGLISAKRLLDLKAVGLDNSGKGNLLSDGTLAVKVATLNNRDNGMLSSVGDLSLHGERLDNRGGLVLADRSLTVTGGDFDNRDKGVATTKGKAHIEVASLANSDAGHLQSDGRLELIADKVDNQRLGNITAKGDLEAHLGTLNQQGGRLTSLGSLLLTANTIDNQNGGGIGATHLVDIRAARVLNQQGEISSAGKVVLDASALLDNQAGKVIGDRGLTLTVQRLLNQNKGLLSGYDSLSLKGTELLNNGGRLSSHTHIELALDGQLDNSDAGLIVSDGTLTLNAGTLRNRQGGKVSAIAAMGLTSQGLLDNQGGILVTDAGLVLDAARLDNSQGGAISAVGHAQLRSGAIDNSAKGNIGAGSLLLVATQLDNSARGRISASGQIDATLTGLDQHDHGQLVSGTGIDLDLQHGQLVNRDGGLLRSPGSLLLRQIGAVDNRNGAEISSDHGFSLVADRLDNRGGRLISAQDLTLRIAGVLDNSLKGVLSASHDLDVEAASLDNFSGGTLASGKALKAVIDGQLDNHDQGILSAAAALTVTSAGVLNSERGLLSGNTGLTVTTGQLDNHQGGQLISQAAMTVTSDGLDNRGGALSSKQAMTLTTGDVRNGADALQRGGRIHSDAELTLVAGQVDSSEGGEISAKGDLLLRVSALIQRQGRLIGEQKLDLDLNGGDLTNQGGLISANGPLIIQRLGKLDNSAGEVTSQQSFSLLAKRIDNQQGRILSDGGLTLEAAQLDNSTKGLMSGVQGLQVTGSDLNNSAEGTLSSKDGDLTVTLTGALDNRDQGALVSKGRQQVTAASLDNRKGIVSSEQAITLSVGDRLDNSGGLISATGDLTLDQDSTVIDNQGGQINGQAISVAGKRLENGKGQLISRAALDLTLADALLNTDGARLVSGADLLLKAARVDNQGGKLISHGLLHVDSGTLDNSHGGNLASQQNLVLRLSGDLLNGNDGLLFSEHGKLDIHAVALDNQAGTLKSQGDIDVRLDKRLDNRGGRLESQAGNLELHAASLDNSGSGMLSAAKGLFKGVFSDLFDNAGGTTQAQSVDIAADAKVNNQGGYLSALGGDGKIVTADLDNRGGGLYAAGLLKVQGQQLFNQSGKIGAGRIDFGLSGALYNSLGQLESESELQLRANELDNRSGNLRALGKTGTSRLIVAGNLLNDNGVLATANQDLDLQIGGLSNSGGQLLHTGQGSFGLASDKVTQAGGVLHTDGLLSIAAASWTNSSVLQARRLELDIGRFVQTASGKLLAVESLKGRGGDWTNHGLLASDGSLQLDLTGNYDGSGRLSSLGALTLGANDIRLSSTASLAGGADTAVTARNLLSNDGRLTALGGLTVTAASLENRGTLGGAAAVKLAANSLSNQRGLVFSGNDMTLRVGSLSNYYGDIYSLGALDFAGNASARAVLLDNISGSVESAGNMTLAVDTLLNRKEFLSSTKKLVAGNVNVYSDDRCKGKGCELYFSATESWEDVIDRDTPTAFITTGSKLTFAGDAFRNHYSSVSAAGDIAINTAVFENKGAGGGEQRNLTASMYTRDRGQYNAFIQAKNQFNQNPGSLTLDQVMAAAGYPQYSIYDVIDNRTPIAGAVVAPAVVQSAGAVTINATQRIDNSVVRVNQAGAGTIGARGDATAAPRQAQTQVRALNPQLPPDLAQRQVNPVTLPSFSLPQGSNGLFRISTQTGQAAISGDALGATADHTQAGSGTFISPLASTTNADNRAAQTLAAAGSAAAQGAVSGAGVALDGLAAGVRLVQGVPERSVPSTSHKYLVETNPALTDLKQFLSSDYLLGQLNVNPDQAIKRLGDGLYEQRLIREAVVARTGQRYIDGMTSDETLFRYLMDNAIASKDKLSLSVGVSLSAEQVAALTHDIVWMEQVEVNGEKVLAPVLYLAHANGRVAPNGALIQGRDVNLISGGDLVNVGTLRATNNLAASATNISNSGLIEAGGRLDMLATDSIRNAQGGIIAGREVSLTALTGDVINERSVTRLEGRAGGEHVTKDLVDTAARIEAANDLTITAGRDIGNVGGVLKAGGDIRLDAGRDLSIVSQEGVDSHEYQRRRVSGHDTSITQYGSEISAGGNLTATAGQDLSIVASEVEARRDLALQAGRDVTLAAAANEEHSYAKGKKGKTKYERQEDDVEQQSAVVKAGGDLAIDAGRDLRLVASKVSAGEEAYLVAGDKLELLAANDSQYSLYDMSKKGGWGSKQTQRDEVTDVKAVGSEVSSGGDLTLKSGGDQLYQGAKLASGNDLTIDSGGAVTFEAVKDLHQESHEKSKSNVGWFSMKGEGRTDETVRQSELVAKGDLVINAVGKIHVDVRQVNQQTVSESIDAMVKADPKLAWLKQVEAQGGVDWRQVKEIHDSFKYSNSGLGPAAQLAIAIVMAAVVGPAAAAWANGGVAGAAVGAVATGAATNASVSVVNNRGNLGAVVKDVTSSDAMKGYVISGVAAGLTAAYFDGWTGTKTDPVTGKVLGPKLYTIKGVGQFAANQTLQNGTSLLLSKALGQGGSASDALKSALFNTLAAASFNAVGDYTKQFGIENGSLPKIAIHAMVGGLLSKATGGDFKTGALAAGANEALVVQLNKLVGGNENLLTMSSQIVGVLAAASQEDADASSLNKAAWVAKNGTQYNILGDHSAKQRDEARDNYRKDGGMDAARDLVNLEGADQRSDKLLQVYKRDPSLLSQDDKVELAAYLQVYAFERLDAVRKLDAQNGLGISHSLATVQASVASLLSGEQTLGYGYPYAGSSQDKLAWADAQRSQMGLVENLAWTRDRSVDEQTYLDAKSSLRIGEQQQGLANLGDPAIYFLTGSIGSTIRAVAATNGALQFTQGAKQAVDGDGWNAAGNMVAGLLGMATLGIPAIKGGAGPVVVADSKLAGGAKATGAAEVPATSAIARVGLRDDLAAQAGIPRNIAESPSSMWGKSIDDIKQSLTLDGASVTPKAPLAGTSGKAKVFSVEGHPAIKEVEFHPGGGTHGDSPYYKIISTAKIGNKNIEIRVIDPSPDFSPGTITRYQQYYDTHGNRLKYEGGEWKGWE; translated from the coding sequence ATGGATATCCGCACCCCACTGAACCAGTGCATCGCCCTGATCGTTGCTGGCGTGATGTTTCTCAACCCCATCGTCAGCACGGCTGCACAGCTGACCGTCGATGCGGCGGCCAATGCCAACACCAGCATCAACCAGGCCGGCAACGGGGTGCCGATCGTCAATATCGCCACCCCCAACGGCAGCGGCCTGTCGAGCAACACCTTCCGTGACTACAACGTCGGCAGCAACGGGCTGATCCTCAACAACGCCACCGGCAAGACCCAGTCGACTCAACTGGGCGGCATCATCGTCGGCAACCCCAATCTCAGGGGGCAGGCGGCCCAGGTCATCCTCAACCAGGTCACCGGCGGCAACCGCAGTACCCTGCAAGGCTACACCGAGGTGGCGGGCCAGGCGGCCCGGGTCATCGTCGCCAACCCCCACGGCATCACCTGCAACGGCTGCGGCTTCATCAACACGCCACGGGCGACCCTCACCACCGGCAAGCCGATCATGGACGGCGAGCGCCTGGACCGCTTCCAGGTCGATGGCGGCGACATCGCCATCGAGGGCGATGCGCTCAACGCCACCAACCTCGACCAGTTCGACCTGATCACCCGCAGTGCCAAGCTCAATACCGAGCTGCATGCCAAGCAGTTGAACATCGTCACCGGGCGCAACGACGTCCAGGCCGATACCCTGCAAGCCACCCCGCGTGCCGATGACGGCAGCGAAAAGCCCCTGCTGGCCATCGACAGCTCGGCGCTGGGCGGCATGTATGCCAACACCATCCGCCTGGTCGGCACCGAGCAGGGCGTGGGCGTCAAGCTGGCTGGCAACATGGCCGCTACCACCGGCGATATCCAGGTAGACGCCAACGGCAAGGTGACGCTTGCTCAGACCTCCAGCGCCGGCGACCTGAAGATTGCCGCGCAAAGCGCCGAGCTGACCGGCAAGACCTACACCGCCGGCAGCGCCACCGTGCGTGTGCGTGACGATGTGACTGTCGGCCAGAGCCTCGCCGCCAAGGGCAGCATCAGCGTGCAGGGCGCGCGGATCGACAACCAGGGCATCATCGAAGCCGGCGTGGAGCCAGACAACAGCCGCAACGCCCAGGGCGACGTGAGCCTCAAGGGCCAGACCCTGCACAACCGCGGTAGCGTGGTCGCCAACCGCAACCTCGAGATCGACAGCAGCGCCACGCTCGACAACCAAGGTGGCAGCCTCAAGGGCCGCACCACCACGCTGACCGCAGGCCTGCTGGATAACCGCAAAGGCCAGGTGCTGGCCGACGACACCCTGAAAGCCACGGGCGGTGCGATCGACAACCGTGAGCAAGGCCTGCTGCAAGGCAAGGGCCAGGCCGTGGTGGACATCACCGGCAACCTCGACAACCGTGGCGGCCGCGTGGTCGGCCAGGGGGATCTGCAGGTCACCGCCGCCCAGGTGGACAACCGCGGCAACGGTCTGATCGGCAGCGACAAGCAGGCCAGGCTGACCACCCGCGCGCTGCTGGACAACCAGAACGGCGGCAAGCTCAAGGCCGATCGCCTCGACATCACCACCGCCGGGCTGCTCAACAGCGGCGGGCAGATGCTGGGCGGCGACGTGCTGATAGTCGCCAGCGCCGACATCGACAACCGCCTCGGCCTGATCTCGGCCAAGCGTCTGCTCGATCTCAAAGCCGTGGGCCTGGACAACAGCGGCAAGGGCAACCTGCTCAGCGACGGCACACTGGCCGTCAAAGTGGCCACCCTGAACAATCGCGACAACGGCATGCTGTCGAGCGTCGGCGATCTCTCACTGCATGGCGAACGCCTCGACAACCGTGGCGGCCTGGTGCTTGCCGACCGCTCGCTGACCGTCACCGGTGGGGACTTCGACAACCGCGACAAGGGCGTAGCCACCACCAAGGGCAAGGCCCACATCGAAGTTGCCAGCCTGGCCAACAGCGATGCCGGCCACCTGCAGAGCGATGGCCGCCTCGAGCTGATCGCCGACAAGGTCGACAATCAACGCCTGGGTAACATCACTGCCAAGGGTGACCTCGAAGCTCACCTGGGCACCTTGAACCAGCAGGGCGGCAGGCTGACCAGCCTGGGCAGCCTGCTGCTCACCGCCAACACGATCGACAACCAGAACGGCGGCGGGATTGGCGCGACCCACCTGGTCGACATCCGCGCGGCGCGCGTGCTCAACCAGCAGGGTGAGATCTCCAGCGCAGGCAAGGTCGTGCTCGACGCCAGCGCACTGCTGGACAACCAGGCTGGCAAGGTCATTGGCGACCGTGGCCTGACCCTGACCGTCCAGCGCCTGCTGAACCAGAACAAGGGCCTGCTCAGCGGCTACGACAGCCTGAGCCTGAAAGGCACCGAACTGCTCAACAACGGCGGCCGGTTGAGCAGCCACACGCATATCGAGCTGGCCCTGGACGGCCAGTTGGACAACAGCGACGCTGGCCTCATCGTCAGTGACGGCACCCTCACGCTGAACGCCGGCACGTTGCGTAACCGCCAGGGCGGCAAGGTCTCGGCCATCGCTGCCATGGGCCTGACCAGCCAAGGGTTGCTGGATAACCAGGGCGGCATTCTGGTGACCGATGCCGGGCTGGTGCTTGACGCCGCCCGCCTGGACAACAGCCAGGGCGGCGCCATCAGTGCAGTTGGCCATGCCCAGTTGCGCAGCGGCGCCATCGACAACAGCGCCAAGGGCAACATCGGTGCCGGCAGCCTGCTGCTGGTCGCCACCCAGCTCGACAACAGCGCCCGTGGTCGCATCAGTGCCTCCGGCCAGATCGATGCGACGCTGACCGGCCTCGACCAGCATGACCACGGGCAACTGGTCAGCGGGACCGGCATCGACCTCGACCTGCAGCACGGCCAGCTGGTGAACCGCGACGGGGGCTTGCTGCGCTCGCCAGGCAGCCTGCTGTTGCGCCAGATCGGCGCGGTGGACAACCGCAACGGCGCAGAGATTTCCAGCGACCACGGCTTCAGCCTGGTCGCCGACCGCCTCGACAACCGTGGCGGACGCCTGATCAGCGCCCAGGACCTGACCCTGCGCATTGCCGGTGTTCTGGACAACAGCCTCAAGGGCGTGTTGTCGGCTAGCCACGATCTCGACGTCGAGGCTGCCAGCCTCGATAACTTCAGCGGCGGCACCCTGGCCAGCGGCAAGGCCCTCAAGGCCGTGATCGACGGCCAACTCGACAACCACGACCAGGGCATCCTTTCTGCCGCCGCAGCGCTGACCGTCACCAGTGCAGGTGTGCTCAACAGCGAGCGCGGCCTGCTGTCGGGCAACACCGGCCTGACCGTCACGACCGGACAACTGGATAACCACCAGGGCGGCCAGCTCATCAGCCAGGCGGCGATGACCGTCACCAGCGACGGCCTCGACAACCGTGGCGGCGCCTTGAGCAGCAAGCAGGCCATGACCCTGACCACGGGCGACGTGCGCAACGGCGCCGATGCCCTTCAGCGCGGCGGTCGCATCCACAGCGATGCCGAATTGACGCTGGTGGCCGGGCAGGTCGATTCCAGCGAGGGCGGCGAGATCTCCGCCAAGGGCGATCTGCTGCTGCGGGTGAGTGCGTTGATCCAGCGCCAGGGGCGTCTGATCGGTGAACAGAAACTCGACCTCGACCTCAACGGCGGCGACCTGACCAACCAGGGCGGCCTGATCAGTGCCAATGGCCCGCTGATCATCCAGCGCTTGGGCAAGCTCGACAACAGCGCTGGCGAAGTCACCAGCCAGCAGTCCTTCAGCCTGCTCGCCAAGCGCATCGACAACCAGCAGGGCCGCATCCTCAGCGACGGCGGGCTGACCTTAGAGGCGGCACAGCTGGACAACAGCACCAAGGGCCTGATGTCCGGCGTTCAAGGCTTGCAGGTCACCGGCAGCGACCTGAACAACAGCGCCGAGGGCACACTGTCGAGCAAGGACGGCGATCTTACCGTGACCCTGACAGGCGCCCTCGACAACCGTGACCAGGGCGCTCTGGTCAGCAAGGGCCGCCAGCAGGTTACGGCGGCCAGCCTGGACAACCGCAAGGGCATCGTCTCCTCGGAGCAGGCGATCACCCTCAGTGTCGGCGATCGTTTGGACAACAGCGGCGGCCTCATTTCCGCCACAGGTGACCTGACGCTCGACCAGGACAGCACCGTCATCGACAACCAGGGCGGGCAGATCAACGGCCAGGCGATCAGCGTCGCCGGCAAGCGTCTGGAAAACGGCAAGGGCCAGCTCATCAGCCGCGCGGCGCTCGACCTGACCTTGGCCGATGCACTGCTCAATACCGACGGCGCGCGCCTGGTCAGTGGCGCCGACCTGCTGCTCAAGGCCGCGCGTGTCGACAACCAAGGCGGCAAGCTGATCAGCCATGGGTTGCTGCATGTCGATTCGGGCACGCTGGACAACAGCCACGGTGGCAATCTGGCCAGCCAGCAGAACCTGGTGCTGCGCCTGAGCGGCGATCTGCTCAACGGCAACGATGGCCTGTTGTTCAGTGAGCACGGCAAGCTCGACATCCATGCCGTTGCCCTGGACAACCAGGCCGGCACGCTCAAGAGCCAAGGCGATATCGATGTGCGCCTGGACAAGCGCCTGGACAACCGCGGCGGTCGCCTGGAGAGCCAGGCAGGCAACCTCGAACTGCACGCGGCGAGCCTCGATAACAGTGGCAGCGGCATGCTCAGCGCGGCCAAAGGCCTGTTCAAGGGCGTCTTCAGCGACCTGTTCGACAACGCTGGCGGTACCACCCAGGCGCAGTCCGTGGACATCGCAGCCGATGCCAAGGTGAACAACCAGGGCGGCTACCTTTCGGCGCTGGGCGGTGACGGCAAGATCGTCACCGCCGATCTCGACAACCGCGGCGGTGGCCTGTACGCGGCCGGATTGCTGAAGGTGCAGGGCCAGCAACTGTTCAACCAGAGCGGCAAGATCGGCGCCGGGCGCATCGACTTTGGCCTGAGCGGCGCGCTGTACAACAGCCTCGGCCAGTTGGAAAGCGAGAGCGAGCTGCAACTGCGTGCCAACGAACTCGACAACCGCAGCGGCAACCTGCGCGCCCTTGGCAAGACCGGCACCAGTCGATTGATCGTCGCGGGCAACCTGCTCAACGACAACGGCGTGCTGGCCACCGCCAACCAGGACCTCGACCTGCAGATCGGTGGCCTGAGCAACAGCGGCGGGCAACTGCTGCACACCGGCCAGGGTAGCTTCGGCCTGGCTTCCGACAAGGTCACTCAGGCCGGCGGCGTGCTGCACACCGATGGCCTGCTGAGCATCGCCGCTGCCAGCTGGACCAACAGCAGCGTGCTGCAAGCCCGGCGCCTGGAGCTGGACATCGGTCGCTTCGTCCAGACCGCCAGCGGCAAGTTGCTGGCCGTCGAGAGCCTCAAGGGCCGGGGCGGCGACTGGACCAACCATGGCCTGCTGGCCAGCGATGGCAGCCTGCAACTGGATCTGACCGGCAACTATGACGGCAGTGGCCGCCTGAGCAGCCTTGGCGCACTGACGCTGGGCGCCAACGATATCCGCCTGTCCAGTACCGCCAGCCTGGCCGGTGGCGCCGACACCGCGGTGACCGCGCGCAACCTGCTGAGCAACGACGGTCGCCTGACCGCCCTGGGCGGCCTGACGGTGACGGCCGCCAGCCTCGAAAACCGCGGCACCCTGGGTGGCGCTGCGGCGGTGAAGCTGGCCGCCAACAGCCTGAGCAACCAGCGCGGCCTGGTGTTCAGCGGCAATGACATGACCTTGCGCGTCGGCAGCCTGAGCAACTACTACGGCGATATCTACAGCCTTGGTGCCCTTGATTTTGCCGGCAACGCCAGTGCCCGCGCGGTGTTGCTGGACAACATCTCCGGCAGCGTGGAAAGCGCCGGCAACATGACCCTGGCAGTGGACACGCTGCTCAACCGCAAGGAATTCCTGAGCTCGACCAAGAAACTGGTCGCCGGCAACGTCAACGTCTATTCCGACGACCGCTGCAAGGGCAAGGGCTGCGAGCTGTACTTCTCGGCAACGGAAAGCTGGGAAGACGTCATCGACCGCGATACCCCCACCGCCTTCATCACCACCGGCAGCAAGCTGACCTTCGCCGGTGACGCATTCCGCAACCACTACAGCAGTGTTTCGGCGGCGGGTGATATCGCCATCAACACGGCGGTGTTCGAGAACAAGGGCGCCGGTGGAGGCGAGCAGCGCAACCTCACCGCGAGCATGTATACCCGTGATCGCGGCCAGTACAACGCGTTCATCCAGGCCAAGAACCAGTTCAACCAGAACCCCGGCTCGCTGACCCTCGACCAGGTCATGGCCGCTGCGGGGTATCCGCAGTACAGCATCTATGACGTCATCGACAACAGGACGCCGATCGCTGGCGCCGTGGTTGCCCCGGCGGTCGTGCAGTCGGCTGGCGCGGTGACCATCAACGCCACCCAGCGCATCGACAACAGCGTGGTGCGCGTCAACCAGGCCGGCGCCGGTACCATCGGCGCCCGTGGCGATGCCACGGCTGCTCCGCGCCAGGCCCAGACCCAGGTGCGCGCGCTCAACCCGCAGTTGCCGCCCGACCTCGCCCAGCGCCAGGTCAACCCGGTCACGCTGCCCAGCTTCAGCCTGCCGCAAGGCAGCAACGGCCTGTTCCGCATCAGCACCCAGACCGGTCAGGCCGCGATCAGCGGCGATGCCCTGGGCGCCACCGCCGACCATACCCAAGCAGGCAGTGGCACCTTCATCTCACCGCTGGCCAGCACCACCAATGCCGACAACCGTGCAGCGCAGACGCTGGCCGCCGCAGGCTCGGCTGCGGCCCAAGGCGCCGTCAGCGGCGCCGGTGTGGCGCTGGATGGCCTGGCAGCGGGTGTTCGACTGGTCCAGGGCGTACCTGAGCGCAGCGTGCCGAGTACCTCGCACAAATACCTGGTGGAGACCAACCCGGCCCTGACCGACCTCAAGCAGTTCCTGAGCTCCGACTACCTGCTTGGCCAGCTCAACGTCAATCCAGACCAGGCCATCAAGCGCCTGGGCGACGGCCTCTACGAACAACGCCTGATCCGCGAAGCCGTGGTGGCCCGGACCGGCCAGCGCTACATCGATGGCATGACCAGCGACGAGACGCTGTTCCGCTACCTGATGGACAACGCCATCGCCAGCAAGGACAAGCTGTCGCTGAGCGTGGGCGTGTCGCTCAGCGCCGAGCAGGTCGCCGCCCTGACCCACGACATCGTCTGGATGGAGCAGGTCGAGGTCAACGGTGAGAAGGTGCTGGCCCCAGTGCTGTACCTGGCCCACGCCAACGGTCGCGTCGCCCCCAACGGCGCGCTGATCCAGGGCCGTGACGTCAACCTGATCAGCGGCGGCGACCTGGTCAACGTCGGCACCCTGCGTGCCACCAACAACCTCGCCGCCAGCGCCACCAACATCAGCAACAGCGGGCTGATCGAAGCAGGCGGACGCCTGGACATGCTCGCCACCGACTCGATCCGCAACGCCCAGGGCGGGATCATCGCCGGTCGTGAAGTGAGCCTGACCGCGCTGACCGGCGACGTGATCAACGAACGCAGCGTCACCCGCCTGGAAGGCCGGGCCGGTGGTGAGCATGTGACCAAGGACCTGGTCGACACTGCTGCGCGCATCGAGGCGGCGAACGACCTGACCATCACCGCCGGGCGCGATATCGGCAACGTGGGCGGGGTGCTCAAGGCGGGTGGCGATATCAGGCTGGATGCCGGTCGCGACCTGTCCATCGTCAGCCAGGAAGGCGTCGACAGCCACGAGTATCAACGCCGCCGTGTCAGCGGCCACGACACCAGCATCACCCAGTACGGCAGCGAGATCAGCGCAGGCGGCAACCTCACCGCCACGGCAGGCCAGGACCTGAGCATCGTCGCCAGCGAAGTCGAGGCACGCCGCGACCTGGCCCTGCAGGCCGGCCGCGACGTGACCCTGGCTGCTGCGGCGAACGAGGAGCACAGCTACGCCAAGGGCAAGAAGGGCAAGACCAAGTACGAGCGGCAGGAGGATGACGTCGAGCAGCAGTCTGCCGTGGTAAAGGCCGGCGGCGACCTGGCCATCGACGCCGGGCGTGACCTGCGCCTGGTGGCGAGCAAAGTCAGCGCCGGCGAGGAAGCCTACCTGGTGGCGGGCGACAAGCTGGAACTGCTGGCGGCCAACGACAGCCAGTACTCGCTGTACGACATGAGCAAGAAAGGCGGCTGGGGCAGCAAGCAGACCCAGCGCGACGAAGTCACCGACGTCAAGGCGGTGGGCAGCGAAGTCAGCAGCGGTGGTGATCTGACGCTCAAGAGCGGTGGTGATCAGCTGTACCAGGGGGCGAAGCTCGCCTCGGGTAATGACCTGACCATCGATAGTGGCGGCGCGGTGACGTTCGAGGCGGTCAAGGACCTGCATCAGGAGAGTCACGAGAAGAGCAAGTCCAACGTTGGCTGGTTCAGCATGAAGGGCGAGGGCCGTACGGATGAAACGGTTCGCCAGAGCGAGCTGGTCGCCAAAGGCGACTTGGTGATCAATGCCGTTGGCAAGATTCATGTGGATGTGCGCCAGGTCAACCAGCAGACGGTGAGCGAGTCCATCGATGCCATGGTCAAGGCCGATCCCAAGCTGGCCTGGCTCAAGCAGGTCGAAGCACAAGGTGGCGTGGACTGGCGTCAGGTCAAGGAAATCCACGACTCGTTCAAGTACAGCAATTCGGGGTTGGGGCCGGCTGCTCAGCTCGCGATTGCGATCGTCATGGCGGCCGTCGTCGGCCCTGCCGCAGCGGCTTGGGCCAACGGCGGTGTCGCTGGAGCCGCCGTCGGGGCCGTTGCCACGGGCGCTGCGACCAATGCTTCGGTAAGCGTCGTCAATAATCGAGGCAATCTGGGGGCTGTGGTCAAGGATGTGACCTCCTCCGATGCGATGAAAGGCTATGTCATTTCGGGTGTGGCTGCAGGTCTGACAGCGGCCTATTTCGATGGCTGGACGGGAACGAAAACTGACCCAGTCACGGGCAAAGTCCTGGGGCCGAAACTGTACACGATCAAAGGCGTAGGTCAGTTCGCAGCCAACCAGACGTTGCAGAATGGCACCTCCCTGCTGCTGAGCAAAGCCCTTGGGCAGGGCGGCAGTGCCAGCGATGCGTTGAAAAGCGCGCTGTTCAATACGCTGGCGGCAGCCAGTTTCAATGCGGTGGGGGATTACACCAAGCAGTTCGGCATCGAGAACGGCAGCCTTCCCAAGATTGCCATCCATGCGATGGTGGGTGGCTTGCTGTCGAAGGCCACTGGCGGTGACTTCAAAACGGGTGCCTTGGCGGCCGGCGCGAATGAAGCGCTGGTGGTACAGCTCAACAAGCTGGTTGGAGGAAATGAAAACCTGCTGACCATGAGCTCGCAGATCGTCGGGGTGCTGGCGGCGGCAAGCCAGGAGGATGCTGATGCCAGCTCGTTGAACAAAGCGGCATGGGTCGCCAAGAACGGCACCCAATACAACATCCTTGGGGACCATTCGGCCAAGCAGCGAGACGAGGCAAGGGACAATTATCGCAAAGACGGCGGAATGGACGCCGCGCGTGATCTGGTCAACCTCGAAGGCGCGGATCAGCGTAGCGACAAGCTGTTGCAAGTCTACAAGCGCGATCCCTCATTGCTTAGCCAGGATGACAAGGTCGAGCTCGCGGCATACCTTCAGGTTTATGCCTTCGAGAGACTGGATGCCGTCAGGAAACTGGATGCCCAAAATGGCTTGGGTATCAGCCATAGCTTGGCAACCGTCCAGGCAAGTGTCGCCAGTTTGCTCAGTGGTGAGCAGACCTTGGGCTATGGCTATCCCTATGCAGGTAGCAGCCAGGACAAGCTCGCGTGGGCAGATGCTCAGCGCAGCCAAATGGGACTGGTTGAAAACCTGGCCTGGACTCGGGACCGCAGCGTCGACGAGCAGACCTACCTTGATGCCAAGTCCAGCCTGCGCATTGGCGAGCAGCAGCAAGGTTTGGCCAACCTGGGTGATCCTGCGATCTACTTCCTGACCGGCTCTATCGGCAGCACGATCAGGGCTGTAGCGGCGACCAACGGGGCGCTGCAGTTTACCCAGGGTGCCAAGCAAGCGGTTGATGGTGATGGATGGAATGCCGCTGGTAATATGGTGGCCGGCCTGCTGGGGATGGCTACACTGGGGATTCCTGCCATCAAGGGTGGAGCGGGGCCTGTAGTCGTTGCTGACTCGAAATTGGCAGGTGGGGCGAAAGCGACTGGTGCAGCAGAAGTACCGGCTACGTCTGCAATCGCGCGTGTTGGTCTGCGAGACGATCTGGCCGCCCAGGCAGGTATTCCTCGAAATATTGCTGAATCGCCGTCTAGCATGTGGGGTAAATCGATTGATGATATCAAGCAGTCACTAACGCTTGATGGTGCGAGCGTTACGCCGAAAGCACCATTGGCTGGAACTTCAGGTAAAGCAAAGGTCTTTAGCGTTGAAGGACACCCTGCAATAAAAGAGGTAGAGTTCCATCCAGGTGGGGGAACTCACGGTGATAGTCCGTATTATAAAATTATTAGTACTGCAAAGATTGGCAATAAAAATATAGAGATACGGGTAATTGATCCTTCGCCTGATTTTAGTCCTGGCACCATTACGCGTTATCAACAATACTATGATACCCATGGAAATCGTCTGAAATATGAAGGCGGTGAATGGAAAGGGTGGGAGTGA